The nucleotide sequence caaataataaaacagaaaaaaggtaaaacaatATGCTGGGAGGAAATTGAGGATGTGAGAGCATGTGGACTAAATGTGAGCAATGAGAAATGAGATGAAAGTTGTTGTAGAATTAATTACTCTCCCAGTCCCTTGTCTTAtccacatatacatatatacatcctTCTGAAAAAAATTTCTGATGTAGTTTTGAAAAGCTTTCACTTTGAATTAAGTCATTTCCTAACAAAATTTTTCCCTTAATACAAAACAATTTAAATGTGAATACATTCAGGCTGTGCATATGGTAATTTAAAGGTGTATTTCAAATTTTACTGGTTTTCTGTCACTACAATCATCATTACATTCATCAATATACAGGAATTAAGATTTATGAGTAACACTAGTACAAGAAATGCTACTAAGAATTTTACATGATCTGGTAAGGGAAAAGGAATACTGGAGAATGATATTACACTGACCCTTGTGATGCCACTGGTCCCATTGCTCAAAATCAAATAGATATATAACTcacaagagatggaaggaagttAGCCTTGCAGCCAGATGCCAACTGTTTGGTTTGTCTCAAGTTTCCATGCAAGCAACACACCTGAAGAAGACCTGATACGTTGTTTGTTCTAGAGTCCAAAGAGGTTGTGAAGTCAATCTGTCAACATTGTAAAGGGATCGCTGGTACCTATTGAGGAACATGCCCCTCTCCACTGCTTCATCATAAATCTGGAGGAAAACTATGATAAGTCCTCACCAGTACCATGAGCTGGGATTTCCATTTGTACATACAATGTAATAATCAACTAAGCTCCAAGAAACAACCCAAACTAGACTCACAGTCCTTATTCTTATACTGTATTGTCTCCAAGAGAGTATCATTATTCATGAGAGATAAATAGGTGCCCAGTCAGAAATACCATCATAAAACCATCATTTTATGGAACTCTTTACTTAGTAGGCATTATATACAAGTGAACTTATTTAATGATTCAAGACTATTTTTGAAGTACTATATCCATAGTCCATCTGTTTTCACCTTGTAAGCTTCTTCAACCTTCCCTTGTCGCTGCAAGGCATCACCCAGGTGGAAGAAGAACCGCTCATCCTGTGTTCCCTCAGCCATGCTTGCTATACCCTTTTGCATGTAATATGCTCCTCCAGTCACATTATTATAAGTTGTCTTCAGCACAAACCCATAATgaacctgtgagagagagagagagagagagagagagagagagagagagagagagagagagagagagagagagagagagagagagagagagagagagagagagagagagagagagagagataacaataacagtgaATAATATACTATAATGGTTCTGGGACATGAAACATAAAAGGACAAACCCACACATCAGCCTATTAAATAGACAGAtatgataaacagaaaaaaaatctacattcTGAAAGCAGAAAATGTTGTTTTAGTTATAAGGTGACTGCTTAATGCAATGATGCACACCAAATTTTCCTATCTTGTGAACTAAGTGGAGGAATTTGAATATTTTCTGAAGGGGGTGGAGTGATGATTAGAAGATAACACCGCTGGTTTCTCTGTCCGAATCACATCTAATGGGAGAAATGGAGCCACTTTTCTTATTTGAACAGCCAAGACAATTCAAACTTGAGTTTGGATTAAGGACAGGTATTGAAAATTTTAAATTGGCctgaaattaaattaattatttcAACTTCTAATTATATGGGTTCAAATTCGAGAGGGTTGACTGTATTGCGCTTTTCACCAACACTTTCATCACAACAGGAAATCATCTCCACAACTGATATACATGCAACTCTGAGGTGGTTTGTATGTGAGGTGATGTACACATGTGAACCTGCACTAATCTAACATAGGAGTCCTGGATGGTCATGTTGTGACTGGCTGGAGAAAAAGGATTGTGTCCTGTGCAGCTCTCATTGGCTCAATTGCTCATCCCTATTCTCAAAAAACATGACATTAGCATCCCCATTCTACCTAAAAGAAAGGGAGCTTGAGCTTCTCAGTGGAGGAATCAGATAGCTAAATATTACAGTGGTAATTATAGACAGTAGTTGAAATTTTGGCACCTACTAAAACTTGAAAATGATCAGATTGGTCCCATCACTCTTCTGATTCTGAAATGCTATACCCTTTAAAAAGCTCCACATCTGAGCTGCGATGTATTTCGATTTCAGCTCTTTAATGGTTTTTAGACCCAATTACCTTAATTCATAAAAGTTAACTATTGACAATTATCATTAGTTTCTGTTTAGCATTAGCATAattgttttgagtttcttgtttGCTGTGTCCAACACTGTATATATACATTAACTATGAGTTGTGTTATGCATGCATTTGTTATGTTTATTATGTTTGTGCCTATTGGTTCCATACAGTTGACAAGTTGATTCAGCTCACAACTCCAAGGTAAGCCCATATACTGTACTCTGTTCTGGCACATTTCACTAACTTGTTCTGCCACATTTCACTAACCTGAGCAAACCCATCATCTGGCCACTGCTCCAGCACTGCCTCAAACACCTCCTTGGCAGCTGAGCCCTGATTCATGAGTAGGTAAGTAACACCCATGTTATTTCTCAGGGCAATATCCTCTGGGAAGCGTTGTAGGAGTCGCTGCTGCACCCTGAGGGCCTTTCCAAAGAACCCTGAGGAAGCAAACAGAGCAGCTGCACCTCATGGTTAGCATCATCAcccattcctctcttcatttataCAATTATCAATCTATGAACAGACTGCATATGTGTAGTAATGTTTATAATAACTATGGAAATAATCTCCATAAAAATCTGTGAGAAAATGTAttctaaacaaaaataattgtGGTAAAAAGATCTTCAAATGTAAATGGAAACAGAATTAATGAGAGGAACAGAGCATGCTGCTCTGTTGGCCATGAACCTTCTGGACAAACCTCTGAACTTCATACGGTCGATGCACCTCTCAGCTGCTGCTCGCAGTAAAGGGAGAGGCACCAGGGCAGGTTCCTCATCAGCTAAATCCAGGAGTGAGCGGTAGGTCACGATTGCTTGTTCCAGTTTAGAATTTGACTTTTCAGTCTCTGCCAGTTGGTCCAAAGACCTGGCACGACCATATATAGCTCTTGCTGATTTAGGGTTGTAGTGGAGAAGAGCCCCAAAGGCGTTGAGGGCTTTTCCTGGGTTCTATGCAGGCAGAGCAAATAGCAGGGTAGTCAGGCTTGGCTTGGAGTCAGGCCATGGTGGAAACAGGAGTCAAGTGAAAGtcaagataaagatgaaggacatgaagatagagaggaaagctaacaagaagtaaggaaaacatTAACACAAGGTATGAGGGATGTGTTTAAGTGATGTGTAGTATACAGAGTGAATGAAGTGGGAACTGTAAGGATGACAACATATAAGGATAAGAATGTGTGGGTCATGTAGATTAGGATATATTtgttataagaaaagaacataaaaggCTTCAGAATATCTAACACCAATCAATCAGTGCCATTCAGCAAAGTACTGTATtgcaaaagagaaaaacaactcATCACAAAGACAGGCGCAAAGGAttagcaaataaacaaatatagaaaGAGACTCCTTAAATCTAATATTGCTCTTTATCAGGACTGCTGATTCAAATTACTCTACTCTAGAAAATTTGGCTTATAAAAAATTACATCTTTGCAAGATAGGTATGGCTACATCTCAAAGGCCTTTGATTTATATAAAAGCACAACAAATATCATAAACTGCATAGCAGATACTATtgtactactataataatagaCACAGGGATTTGGAGGGATACAATAATTTAAACTAGGATATATGATATTTTCAAATTTATGAGGCATCACTGAAACtgtaacaaaaacaaattaaaacaacAAATTATGAGTAATTACAAAGTGCAATATTTCTATCAGCtgataaaagtataaaataatTCTTAGAAATAACCACTGATGACTTAAATCATGCATATTCAAACAAAACTGTATTTTTTCTCTGAAATAAACAAATctattaaaacaaaaaataaaacaaaatcataGATGTGAGATTACTGTGTCATGTGTAGGAAAAGGTTTTCACCACAAGAACACAAGCAGACCATAAGACTCACAAATAGGTAAAGACTAAGCCCAGAGATCAGAGAAGCCCACCAAAATAACCTTGATGCTTGAGCATGAGCAGAACAGACCTACAACTACATCAGGATGAGTCAGAGGAGTCATCACAACTGAAACTCATGATGCTACCTGTTTCCCCACAATGAGACTCAGCCACCGACTTTGAGAGGGGGAGCGCAGCCTAGTGAATAGATACACAACTAACAGGTCAATGGCGGTGGCATTCACATCATATACACCCAACTATAATATCTTAAAACTAATAGtagcacataaaaaaaaaattatattatgcCCATGACAGGAGTTGGCAGCACCACCTATGACAATACTATTATGATGAAGTTCTGATCACAGTCTCACACCTTTCTCCAtgtaaaaaattaattaattaaaaagtaagaagggaaaataaggcaATCCAATTTTGAAGAAGGCATTACTTTCATTGGTTTGTCACTAATTCTGTTGCTCTCATCTCAACAGCAAAGTATGCAGAAGATTATGGTAGTTTGATGACTGCTTAGAGGCACAACTTGGGCTACAAAAATATGGCATTTGTTGCAAATAACTCTGGCTGTGCAAGGCTTCACAGTGTAGGTCTTCTCAAGCTACCACACTGGCACACATCTTTCAACAGTCATTCCACATGAAGCCAACTATCTCCAGGATGTCACCTATAAACCAGCTCCAGATATATCACAGATAATGAACTGTGGAACAGTGGAACTGATCATTAATTATAGGTGTAAAAGTTCTTCCATTTGTTATTAATTCTCTTTCAAAAGTAATGTAAgagtaccagaaaaaaaatttccagGAAATGACCCCAAAAAACAATacataataaatattaataggaaggaattgctgtcattaaaacaaaatattccTTATTGGAAGAAGTAATTTAACTGCAACACTTTTTAAATTTCAATTGATCATAATTATATAAGCACTGAAACTCAATAAACTGCAGGCAAAACTTTGAGAAGTCATGAAGCCCAAGTCAACTGTACTGATGATGGCCATACATAATATTCATTAGCTGACTTCAAAtggaatgactctctctctctctctctctctctctctctctctctctctctctctctctctctctctctctcattcggcATTTAATACAAAATATGACTTAGTGTTTGGAAACCTTGATTGCTGCCACTTTCATACCTAACTACTCCCCaaacaccactacaaccacagaACACAGGATGTCTACACACAGGGAATTTCAGAAGGATAGTgacaagacagagacagaggaaaagaaggaagtattAGGGACCCTAGAAAGACAAAAAGCACCATTTTAGAAATATACAGGAAGATAAAGTATTTGTACAGCATGATAAACTACAGGGGCAATGAGTGCCTGTATGTCATTTACTATTAATTCAACAATTCAAACAAGTTCTACAATCAATTTTCAAAAGTATATATCAAGTTAAAGGTATACTGTATTCCCAAACTAACAACAAATattcaaaacaacaaaatttctTTTGTTAGATCAATTAAAACTACAGTATAAATCAAAACCTAAATACAATGTATTAATATACCCTTGTTTTATGATCTGTTTCTGAACACGCCACACATGAATATTCACATTTGCCAAATCTGTTTCTCACTAATTTCCACAAGTGTTTGGACTGGCATGATTGGTGAGCAAGCACAAAGGATGAAGTGGAGACTCCTCCACACTCTAATCTTAAACTTCTTATTTAACAAATTAATTTCATGTCTGTATCAGATTCAGTTTACAAAAACAGTCTGTATCAGATTCAGTATACAAAAACAATGTGGTAGAAAGACTTTTACTTCTACTCTACAGTAACAAAGATGTTACATCAGGTGAGAAAGAGATTAGGAATCTTGGCTGAGTCAtaagttcttgtgaaactaatGAATTCTTACTAAATTTTGCTAATTTTATAAGGATATCAGACTAAACAAAAGGTGTGACCTGACTCCTTAACACCAGTGGGAGATTGAAGGAAGTgagagacaggagagggaggctgtgCTTGCTCAGAGGCCACATCCACCTACAGGTGCaatagaaataaggaaaaaaaaaaagagcatccaCAGTAGCAGCACTCTTCACCCTCATTAGGTGCAACAGCCCCTATGTACCCCTCTGACTCTCACTCACCTCGGGCAGCAACTCATCTGCCTGCTCCAGTTCTTTCCGTATTGTGCTATCAATTATGCTGTCACCATCAGCACCAGTATCGGCAACCTTCTCCTCTACATCCAGTGGCTGCTTCTCTTCCACAGCCTCAACTTGTGGCTCTTTGGCTGGCTCCTGCAGAGGTTCAATGTGAATGGGATCAGGAATTACTTCATCAACTGGTTCTGGCTCAGGCCCTCCCTCAGCAACCTGTGAAGTAACAGGATCTTCATCCTCTGCTGGAGGAGGACCTGGCAGCAGGGCATCCTCTGGGGCACCATCAGGAATGATCTGAGCCTCTATGTCAGCGATTTCAGCTTCAGAAATGCTCCCTGAAGTCTCAGGAGCTTTGtactcttcctctgctggtacTGAGACTGGCATTGATTGTTCCTGAGTGGCTGGCTTTGATTCAATCTCTGTTTCTGCCTcacctgtctgtgtctctgcCTCATTAACAGTCTCTACTATTGTATCTGGCTGTTTCTCTGcatctacctcttcctctttcactattTCTGCTTCTGGCTCTCCATTTCCTATAATCTGAGTCTCTATgtgttctgtttccttctcATCCTGTGTTTCTGTCTTTACTTCCACCTCTTTTTCAACACCTGTTTCACTGTCTGTCCCTGTTTCTGGCTGTGTTTCAGTCACCACTTCTgactctgtctctgtctgtacTGGTTCCTCAGTCTGTGTCTCTGAGTCTGCCACTATCTCTgcatctttgtctgtctctacAGCCTCTAcctctgcttccttctctgtctGCACTGCTTCCtcagtgtgtgtttctttgtctgcCACTActgcttctttctctgtctcaaAAGCTTCCACctcaattttcttctctgtctctacagcctccacctctgcttccttctctgtctctacagcctccacctctgctttcttctctgtctctacagcctccacctctgcttccttctctgtctctacagcctccacctctgcttccttctctgtctctacagcctccacctctgcttccttctctgtctctacagcctccacctctgcttccttctctgtctctaaAGCTTCCTGAGTCTTTGTCCCAGAGTCTCCATCAATCACTGCTTCCTCAGACACTACTTCAGGCTCTTGCTCTGTATGCTGGTCTGGTTCCACAGAGGTTTGGGTTTCAGGATCACCCTGTAATACAGGTTCTAACTGTGGCTCTACTACAGTCTCAGGTTCAGAGTTCAATTCAGCCTCTCCTACGACCACAGACTCAGGCTCAGGAACAGATTCAGGCACAGACTCAGGCTGCTCTTGGGGCTCAGGCGTCTTGTCTTGAGGGGGAGGTCCTGGGATGACGATGGGCTGGATGAAGAGCAAAAGGTAATTACTCTCTAAGCAATGAGTGATGTGATTTGTTTGACAAGTTGAGATGCAAGCACTGGAATATTAATTTGCAACTGCAACATGCAAAAATTCACTGAAGTATGGTACAATTATTATGCAAGCAACCAAGTTACATGAAATCTTTTTATTAAAAAGCTACTGAACTtactataaaaaacaaaaaaatagtaacttaaaaaactaataacaatgataacgaataaatgtaattaaaagtaataagagaaaaatataacaactaCATCCATAGTCACAGTCACAGGCTACCTCTGGGCAAGCAGAGTACATGAAGCAGGAAAGCTACATAAACTATAAGCATTCATTAACCCTCACTCAggtaaaacacaacacaacccttCTGCATGCAATGGCAAACTATCATCCACCAGCCACAATACTGTACCAACCATTCTCTTACTGAAGCAGTGACTAGATAAAAAATGTTTGTACCTCTGAAGGACTCAAAACTGCTGACAACCTTCATCAACACCATTCTCTTGGGCAGCTACTATAGTGTGAACCTTCATTCCCATCTTTACCAAAATCACTCAAGACTTTGACTTGGTGcagcagaaaaaggaaaagccaCAATAGAGCTGTAAATAACCGCTTGCAAAAATACCTTGAGGATTAAGACTATGGATTTGTGTGCTCTTAGATGCAGCCAAAAATGTAGTGTTTGCTGGTAgtgaaatgaagatgaaaatgtgCCTtcaaagcaggaggaggaggaggaagagacaggtaaAATATTGCAATGAGAAGAAAGTGGATACAGTTTCAGGAGGACTAATTGGGAGGTCTGGTGTTGCTGTGAAGGGGTTTGCTGAACAATTTCCATGCAGGAAGATTAAGCTTCTTAGAAAGCAGGTGTACCTTAATGAATTGTTAATGTCAACTCCCAAACACTGGTGTGAAAATAAGGAGGACTGCTCCATGATGACAAAAATCAGAAGCACTGTTATTATAAGCAAATCATTAGTATTTCCAtgagtattattagtatttcaAATGCAGATAAGAATGATCTTTGTCATAATGCACTTCTTTAGAATAGTTATTCATTTTTAATACTGATATAAGATCTGGATTATGTTGAATCAGTTACTGGTTACAGAATTATGATCAATATCAGTAAGCAATATGCATCAAGTTCAAATTGACAGTGATTTTTCAAGTCAAGataatgcaatattttttttatctattagtAAAGTTATACTGCAGCTTACTTCACATCCACTTGTGCAAGACACTAGTCACTTGTATTCTTTTAACCCTCATGCTGTTCTTGGAAAATATCCCATATGACCATGACAGAAATACCCATAACCAATCACTGAGATCCCTTGAGCAATGGAGTGAACCTGCCACCTTGCCAATGGTGCATCACCGACACCCAACCCCTCCACCAACGCAAaccctcacctccttctcctcgacGCGTTTCTTAACATCCTCCAGAATCACTTGAATATGGTTGAGCGTTTCTAGGAGTCCTTCAGTCTGCCCTTCTTCCATGGACCGCAGGACGCCTGCCATGTGGGGTGCCAGCTGGGCCACCATAGCATTCTGGGGATCCAAGGCCAGAATGTCCTCGGCTAAAACCTCCACTTTAAGGTAGGCATCTGTCAGAGCTCCAGTGCTTCCTTCCTTGCCAAACTGGGaccaatcctcttcctcctcctctttctcttcctccactggcaCCTCTTCCTGAACTGCTTTTCCCTCTACAGTTTCTGAAGGtgattctatttcttcctcctcctcctcctcttcatcatcttcatccacTACTGGCTGTTCCTCTTCAGCAGGTTCTTTATCGTCAATGGCCTCAGCTggcaatttttcctcctcctctacttcttcagCTGATGGGGCAGCCTCCAAAGGCTCCACCACCTCAGCAGAAACTGGTTCCTCTGGTGCTTCCTCTTTTATGATATCATCTCCCTTGTCCTCTATCACAGGTTCTTCTGGTGCTTCCTCTTTTACAGTATTATCTCCTTTGTCTTCTATCTCTGGTTCTTCTGTCTTAACATCTTCTGCAGGAGGAGTCTGTACCTCATCTGCCTCTTCTGCTGCTGGTATATCTGAGGGTGGTTCCACAACTTCTGGTGTGGGTAGTATCTCCACTACCTCTTCCACAGGAGtgaccacctccaccacttccaccacctcctccactacaGGAACAGCATCCTCAGGTTTATCTACCTCTTCTGCTTCAGACTGCACAGGAGGTTCATCTGGGAGAggctccatcaccacctctctcaCAACCTTGACATACTCTTCCAATGGTGGTGTGGCTGATAATGGCTCtggctcctcttcctcagctTCCTGTGCTATAGAAGCTTCAGCTGGAGGAGATTCCTCTTCCTGTGAAGGCATTTGCATTGACATACAGAACTGTACTTCTCAAACTTCCACATGCTGCTCCCCTCCCTGAACATCtgaacacacacccacatcagAAAGGGAcccacacacactaaaataatGCCTCAAAATATTACACAGCAGTGCATCTGCCCAAAACTATATCAAAGCTGATTTTACACATAAGAAAGCATTAGTTATCATGAGTTCATGGATGAGGTGCTAATACTCACCATTgccgggggtggtggtggtggtggcgggggtaccatctcctctcccacctcAGCTTTCAAAACATTGTCTTCCATGGCAGctgtagggaaggaatgagagaaggggaaaggaaaaaaaaaaaagttgaattatTGGGTAATGGCATGTTTTCACCTTTCTTATatgtaacaataacaactttaAACTTAAGGTTTACATCATTCTATCAAaattttctacttttatcaGATCTACGATGGCTCACAAAGTGTTCTACTAAGTAAATACGAGGATACAAGATGATGAAGCATTCACTACCAGTTCCCTGCTCCCTATATCAAGCTGACAAAGTCTatgcatatatattttaaaaTAGGATAAGATCTCTAATAATTTTTCAAAAGGTGTCATTAGTTAACCTGAAAGAAAGCATGTAATGGTTTGTGGGGTGATTTAGCTGATTGTTTGACTCTGGGCAGGACAGAAAGGGATGCATTATCAACAACACAAAGACCACTAAGGTTACTGGGCTCTCGAATATGATCCAGATCAGTAAAGAAATTGCATATATAAGGCTAGGATTTAGGGTGAAATTCCAACCTTgtccttcacttcttttaatAATTCTTAATGCTATCCTGATAAACATTCCCCACTTCTATCAAACTACCTAGACTTGCATTATCAGCCAACAGTTACAGAATATAGTGCAGGATGTACAGTAGCCATGGTATGAACTAAACTCTAACATTGTGCAACTCTTGATTGGCTCTGTTCCTGCTCTGCGTAATGATGCCTTAGTAACACTCAAGTTACAAACACAT is from Scylla paramamosain isolate STU-SP2022 chromosome 9, ASM3559412v1, whole genome shotgun sequence and encodes:
- the LOC135103580 gene encoding titin-like isoform X2, whose protein sequence is MSGDIQPRKRKGKGKRKDDFEDEVIETRTHHNNNKNHNAKVVSNGDAGGGGGGSSGFVAKAIFLLLLVSLSLVVALILVELRAAMEDNVLKAEVGEEMVPPPPPPPPPAMEEESPPAEASIAQEAEEEEPEPLSATPPLEEYVKVVREVVMEPLPDEPPVQSEAEEVDKPEDAVPVVEEVVEVVEVVTPVEEVVEILPTPEVVEPPSDIPAAEEADEVQTPPAEDVKTEEPEIEDKGDNTVKEEAPEEPVIEDKGDDIIKEEAPEEPVSAEVVEPLEAAPSAEEVEEEEKLPAEAIDDKEPAEEEQPVVDEDDEEEEEEEEIESPSETVEGKAVQEEVPVEEEKEEEEEDWSQFGKEGSTGALTDAYLKVEVLAEDILALDPQNAMVAQLAPHMAGVLRSMEEGQTEGLLETLNHIQVILEDVKKRVEEKEPIVIPGPPPQDKTPEPQEQPESVPESVPEPESVVVGEAELNSEPETVVEPQLEPVLQGDPETQTSVEPDQHTEQEPEVVSEEAVIDGDSGTKTQEALETEKEAEVEAVETEKEAEVEAVETEKEAEVEAVETEKEAEVEAVETEKKAEVEAVETEKEAEVEAVETEKKIEVEAFETEKEAVVADKETHTEEAVQTEKEAEVEAVETDKDAEIVADSETQTEEPVQTETESEVVTETQPETGTDSETGVEKEVEVKTETQDEKETEHIETQIIGNGEPEAEIVKEEEVDAEKQPDTIVETVNEAETQTGEAETEIESKPATQEQSMPVSVPAEEEYKAPETSGSISEAEIADIEAQIIPDGAPEDALLPGPPPAEDEDPVTSQVAEGGPEPEPVDEVIPDPIHIEPLQEPAKEPQVEAVEEKQPLDVEEKVADTGADGDSIIDSTIRKELEQADELLPENPGKALNAFGALLHYNPKSARAIYGRARSLDQLAETEKSNSKLEQAIVTYRSLLDLADEEPALVPLPLLRAAAERCIDRMKFRGFFGKALRVQQRLLQRFPEDIALRNNMGVTYLLMNQGSAAKEVFEAVLEQWPDDGFAQVHYGFVLKTTYNNVTGGAYYMQKGIASMAEGTQDERFFFHLGDALQRQGKVEEAYKIYDEAVERGMFLNRYQRSLYNVDRLTSQPLWTLEQTTYQVFFRKLEENWEVIRNEGVALLGLPIQDGFRPEAENLRDIGDWKQYELFTKGRKITANCVKAPRTCSLIEQFPAAAGCKRGQVKFSVVQPHTHVHAHTGPTNCRLRAHLGLVVPKGVLLKVAEKTVTWEEGKIFVFDDSWEHEVWHEGDSLRLVLIVDVWHPELTEHERKTLSPI
- the LOC135103580 gene encoding titin-like isoform X1, whose product is MSGDIQPRKRKGKGKRKDDFEDEVIETRTHHNNNKNHNAKVVSNGDAGGGGGGSSGFVAKAIFLLLLVSLSLVVALILVELRGKEKAAMEDNVLKAEVGEEMVPPPPPPPPPAMEEESPPAEASIAQEAEEEEPEPLSATPPLEEYVKVVREVVMEPLPDEPPVQSEAEEVDKPEDAVPVVEEVVEVVEVVTPVEEVVEILPTPEVVEPPSDIPAAEEADEVQTPPAEDVKTEEPEIEDKGDNTVKEEAPEEPVIEDKGDDIIKEEAPEEPVSAEVVEPLEAAPSAEEVEEEEKLPAEAIDDKEPAEEEQPVVDEDDEEEEEEEEIESPSETVEGKAVQEEVPVEEEKEEEEEDWSQFGKEGSTGALTDAYLKVEVLAEDILALDPQNAMVAQLAPHMAGVLRSMEEGQTEGLLETLNHIQVILEDVKKRVEEKEPIVIPGPPPQDKTPEPQEQPESVPESVPEPESVVVGEAELNSEPETVVEPQLEPVLQGDPETQTSVEPDQHTEQEPEVVSEEAVIDGDSGTKTQEALETEKEAEVEAVETEKEAEVEAVETEKEAEVEAVETEKEAEVEAVETEKKAEVEAVETEKEAEVEAVETEKKIEVEAFETEKEAVVADKETHTEEAVQTEKEAEVEAVETDKDAEIVADSETQTEEPVQTETESEVVTETQPETGTDSETGVEKEVEVKTETQDEKETEHIETQIIGNGEPEAEIVKEEEVDAEKQPDTIVETVNEAETQTGEAETEIESKPATQEQSMPVSVPAEEEYKAPETSGSISEAEIADIEAQIIPDGAPEDALLPGPPPAEDEDPVTSQVAEGGPEPEPVDEVIPDPIHIEPLQEPAKEPQVEAVEEKQPLDVEEKVADTGADGDSIIDSTIRKELEQADELLPENPGKALNAFGALLHYNPKSARAIYGRARSLDQLAETEKSNSKLEQAIVTYRSLLDLADEEPALVPLPLLRAAAERCIDRMKFRGFFGKALRVQQRLLQRFPEDIALRNNMGVTYLLMNQGSAAKEVFEAVLEQWPDDGFAQVHYGFVLKTTYNNVTGGAYYMQKGIASMAEGTQDERFFFHLGDALQRQGKVEEAYKIYDEAVERGMFLNRYQRSLYNVDRLTSQPLWTLEQTTYQVFFRKLEENWEVIRNEGVALLGLPIQDGFRPEAENLRDIGDWKQYELFTKGRKITANCVKAPRTCSLIEQFPAAAGCKRGQVKFSVVQPHTHVHAHTGPTNCRLRAHLGLVVPKGVLLKVAEKTVTWEEGKIFVFDDSWEHEVWHEGDSLRLVLIVDVWHPELTEHERKTLSPI